The following is a genomic window from Fundulus heteroclitus isolate FHET01 chromosome 16, MU-UCD_Fhet_4.1, whole genome shotgun sequence.
TATATTACCCATTACCTATCTGGACCAGCTCTGATGCTGGTTATCATTTTGTTTCTCTGGaagaattagaaataaaaattctTTCTTGAACCTGTGTTTGAAAGCATTCCTGAGAGCTTTTCTTGTAGATTTTCAAATTCATTTTGAACTAAATTCTAAGTTTATTCAGAAACTGACAAATAATCATGTAGAGACATATCATTACAATCCTATTTTCTAGTTGCTAGTTTATTCATTCCACCTGCTTGTGTCTGTGCTGGAGGCACTTTTAATGtttataaatacaaacaaatctCAATAAAGAatgatcaatatatatattgatttataTCAATATTGATATACTGATTCcgaatattgatttttttaactgtgtaggaACAGCATTCTGCctctagatgtcagttttttcacaacacattaaaacacaatGATACACGGATTCTAATAATCCGTGTATCATTCattctttctattttcaattgcaaatcaaaaaacaaaaaataaaaaatggactggttattttgttttttgtttcttatggttaaaccaaaaacgaaaaaaggattgtttttaatccatttttaattttttgatttGCAATTGAAATAGAAAGAACGAATGATACACGGATTATTGCTGATTCCAatattaatccatccatccatccattcattttccaaCGCATTTATGCCCTGttgggtcatgaggggtgctggtgcctatctccagctgtcaatgggcgagaggcggggtacaccctggacaggtcaccagtctatcgcagtccaatattaatatttgttgTAATTTCAAATGGTATCTATAAAACTGAGCGCAGACCTGTGTGTCAACATCTTCCCTGCTGCATGCAGAGTCACCACAGAAGAAATGTGAACTGCCCACAAACCCAAAAAAAGGCGCTTACACTGGATGATTGTGTGGCCATGGGGCCACAAATAGGCACAATGGTAGCTGTCTGATGGCCGAATCCCCAAATCCTATCCCTGACGGCCCCAACAGCAACACAGACAGCGAAATTATACCCGTCACTGTCAGGATATGTCAAGAACCTAACAGtccaataaacaaaaacaaaaaataatagtaTGGAAATGAATTAAGAGGTTAAAGACCCATTTTTATCATAATAAACAATTCTGGTAATtcaagtgcttttttttttcagaagcaaCCCTTCCACAAAGCCTTATAGtttaattaattcaatttaatatgtaaaaagaataaaataactaaacatctcaCATATGTTATAATTATAGCATGGTTCAGTTTTGGTATAAATATCTTTCCACATCCAACCTTCCTATAACGCTCAAACAACAAAGCCCCGGCTTATAAATGTTGTCTTCTCTTTGGGGTCAGTCTCTGtggtttgcaaataaaaaaagagagccCTCAGATTAAAATCATGTCCCATCACGAGAGATGACAGGTTTGCTTTCTTCAGCTCGTAATGCATGGTTCTTTCTGCCATCTGGACCGAGTGACCTGAACCTAAAAAGCCTGTGGCTGCTGGAGAACTGACCTGCCAAGGCTGCCAGatgccaggttttttttttttaaaggttcaaTAAAGTGTGACAAATCACTGCCACTCTAACTAGACAGCAAGGATGGTCTCCATCTAGTTTCATCTTCTGACCTCATTTGCACACAGTAAACCTGCCATTCTAAGattgagggggggaaaaaacacatttgtacatatAATGCCTGAACACTGCACAGGTGAGTTAATACTGACAGAGGAACTGATGAGTTAGAGCAGGACACATAACAACACATAACAGAAAACCATCACCAGGAGAACATGGATTAACACTAGAATAATCAAACAGGCAAAACACAATCCTTCACTGAAACACACGATCTGTCGGAGAACTGCACTGGGAGAAGACGGCGCTAAAGAGCGGGATCATGAGGTCACCAAGTTAGCATATCTACCGTTTGCTTTGGCGTAGGACATGTGGTCCTGGCTTTGGGTCACAGGCGGCACGCACGCCGGACCAAGCGCCCCGTGGAATAACGGCGCTGACTCAGTCCAAATATGGAAGCCTAAAATCAGTCACAGCTTGATCAGATGAGGGTCAGATGTGGGGCATGTCATTTTCCAGGGCCAAAACGGACCACGTGTCCTTTGCTATCTGGGAATGAAACTAGTTGTTTGAAAGGCAAATTATATAGCCTCTTCTGTCCTACTATTACTAAACATTCTTCAAATCTACTGGGGCGTTAACGCCGAACACTAAAACTTGGTTTGGCATGAAACAATGGAGGGGAAATGTGGAAAAGCACATCGCACCCATTGTAAAGTACGGTGAAGggcctgtgatgctgtgggctccAAGAAACCTTGTTGGAGCGAGTCCCATCGTGAGCTCCTTCAAAtaccagaacattttaaataaatattttgttgaaCTGGAAACGAAAACTAACTTTTCGTTTCCACTGGAAATAAGCCCTGTAAATATTTCAAGAGGAAACAGACAGGACTAAAACTTCAAGACCTTTACCTCTGCAGGCCAGTCTGCCATAATACAAAGGatgaatatgaaataaaaaagctcATGGCCTCAGTTAAAAGTATGGTTAATGatttgtgatgctgtgggcatgGGGGCATTTTACATTGTGCACATCTTTACTTGATGTCCTAATGGCTGGGGACCCTGCATAGAAACTCTATTGATGTGATCAggattttagttgtttttgcaACAGATTCGTTTTTCTGAATTACTTTTTACCATGTTTGTAGTTAAGGTTAGCCTAAAAGCCTGTGTCTAAGCCCCAGTTGccttctgatcactgctgcacaaTAATTTAGTTCTTCACGGTTTTCTTTCAtcataaaagtaaataaagtccatttttttttgtttcttttttggaaaAGCTGTGCATCTTTCCATCAGTGTGGGTGTGTGATACACGTTTCcctgaccaatcacagctcCGTCCCAACAAGGGACGCATCTATAAACTGACTTTGGGTTTAAGGATGCTGGGGAAGAAAAAGAACAGGCAGACAGAGGACGAGAGCTGACTGAGTCCTGAAACTGCAGCTGGACGAAACGAAGCTAAAGATGAAAACATTCATCGTTCTGGTTCTCTGCTCCTTGGCAGTCTATGTGACTTCAGGTAAATTTCATATTACAGGAGACATGAGACATCACTAAAATGTATCTCTGATCATTGCTGTTTTTAACAGATGCTGCCCCTGACCCCCAGCCTGCTGGGGATGCCCCACATCTGGAGGAGGGTATGaaacatgtatttattataACTGACTCAGTTTTGGTCCAGTTTTTATCCTCAGTTCATGGCATCATTGGAACATTCAGTATCTGACACTAatttaaattgtgtttgtttttttgatcgTTTTATTAATAGGGCATTTTAAAGTAACTGAGCAGTCAAACCAAACTATCAGAAGTATAAAGTTTATTATTACCTACATTAAAGTTAGTCACAAGTTACTCTCCTTAATGCAGAATCTCAgtcaaaatgtgtttcttaTAATGTCAAGTAGGATTTTAAAGAGAATGGGCAAAGTTATTGCCTTTATGGTGTtgctcagattttattttatcaacataaaacacaatttatttaaaacaagaaaaacatgtaCAAATGTAAGATAAGCTAGAAACATGTTTCCTTGGTTTAGGTGTGTTAGGATTTGGTTTGTTAAACAGAATGTACGGCATGTAAGAGGTGCAACAGACCAAGgaattttgttttcataaatgtgattctgatttaaaatgtgtctctctTTTATGTCACAAAGGTTCAAAGcctttaaacttttccacatatattCAGGCTACGAGTTTAAAATTCAGGGTATTTTACCAGAATTACATTTAATTAGCCATTCTTCTTTCCAAAGTAGCCTAAGCTGAGTCAGGATGGACAGAGAGTAACATCCTTTTTCTTCTCAGTATTCTTTGATAAAGTCCAGATATGTTAGCATTAGGCTAATAGTTGTGTCAATAGACTGCACAGTTCTCTAcactttctgatttttatttctagaaaatcaaaataaaattagttCCATTGTGCCAATGGTATGCACTTAATCGCCCAAAAATTATTGCATTTGGACCCCCTCTATATGTAACTTATGGCTGGTAGCGACTAAAATAGCTTCCTTTTGTAAGATaaattcattaaacaaaattaaaaaatatgtttttttagattgttttctcttcagttgaataaaaataaaaaaattaaagctatgcatcattttccttctactgCATAATCATGTAATTactttaaataagaaaatgaaattTTGAGAGATTGtgataaaaatgtggaaaagatcAAAGGATATGAGTCAATTTGCTAGGCAGTTTGTAAAATGTATTAAGCTACTGAGACAAATGTGCATCATGCAGGATTGTTTGTGGAGAAGGACGAGGCCTCCGCTGTGGTGAGACAGAAGAGGGCTGCTGGACATCTATCCCTGGCTCAGCTAGAGAGGTATTTCTGTTCTGCTTTCTTGTCATCTCCATAGAACATCTGGCAAATTCAGATCTTTTTCTATGTTTATCCAACCTTGTCCAGTAAGATTTCTATAAAGGTCCATGTTGATTCTCTGGCttatctccctctctctccagTCTGAAAGAAGTGTGTGAGGCCAACATGGCTTGTGAGCACATGATGGACACAAACGGGATCATCGCCGCCTACACTGCCTACTATGGACCAATCCCCTACTAGAAGCATCATGGCAACAAACTGACCGCTCAGCAAAAACTGGCCATATTACGATTgatgtttcagctgtttttcccCATGTGTCTGGACTTAAAGTTGCTAAATGAGTGATAACTGAAAAGGCTTGCAAAGATCAAATTACTCTCTGCCTGTAGATTAGTGTGAGAAAATAAggataaataataaagaaagtTTCTTGTAGCTGAACTGgtttaagttgtttttaatgGTACCTTATTACTTCTATTGTACATATTTTGGCCACTAGATGTCCCTATTGTTCAGGGTATTATTTTCAGAACTGATCGTCTTGGTTATACAGGACAAAGGTAGACGTGTGATGGCTCCTTTTTATTTagacaaatgtattttatataatttcatGGCATAATGTTTAGGATAGATGtatgaaaagcaaaaacaatccaCAATGCCAAGCTTGGGACCAGAGATCCACGATCAAAGATTCTGTGGCCAGTTTCTGATGACCAATTATATCTAACCCTGACCTGCTGAtattgatttcatttttttctttaaagt
Proteins encoded in this region:
- the LOC118566412 gene encoding osteocalcin, with amino-acid sequence MKTFIVLVLCSLAVYVTSDAAPDPQPAGDAPHLEEGLFVEKDEASAVVRQKRAAGHLSLAQLESLKEVCEANMACEHMMDTNGIIAAYTAYYGPIPY